In Aspergillus oryzae RIB40 DNA, chromosome 6, one genomic interval encodes:
- a CDS encoding uncharacterized protein (origin recognition complex, subunit 1, and related proteins), whose product MFYRIVVKKPLEFTPLGTRILSPSHFASPYRQARTLLHVSTVPTSLPCRKAEFDTVYNHLSAAIMEGTGTCIYISGTPGTGKTATVREVVAQLNAAVLAEEMDDFIFVEINGMKVTDPHQSYSLLWEALKGDRVSPSHALDLLEREFSHPSPRRVSCVVLMDELDQLVTKNQSVMYNFFNWPALRHSRLIVLAVANTMDLPERTLSNKISSRLGLTRITFPGYKHTDLMEIISTRLANIPGNIVDADAIQFASRKVAAVSGDARRALDICRRAVEIAEQASEAAKLEPILEDGNADDTESMPPTPSKTPARKERSTNRQSAPPKAQPPQRQGRVTIATIKQAIQEATSTPLQQSLRCLPLSAKLFLAALLARVKRTGITESTFGDVLDEAKRIADAAVAVAGAAGAGIKEYLLSGGSGARVRALGFAAMELMNSGVLALEHGPATKGPLGSAAIPSRGDRSGKVRLRVAAEDVRAAFREDIEAKGLGLGTDQ is encoded by the coding sequence ATGTTTTACAGAATTGTTGTCAAGAAACCCCTCGAATTTACACCGTTGGGCACTCGTATACTTTCTCCATCCCATTTCGCTTCTCCATATCGCCAGGCACGGACTCTCCTACATGTCTCTACGGTCCCTACTTCATTACCGTGCCGGAAGGCAGAATTCGACACCGTGTACAATCATCTCAGCGCTGCTATCATGGAAGGAACCGGAACTTGCATATATATCTCGGGTACACCTGGAACTGGCAAAACGGCAACAGTCCGTGAGGTAGTCGCACAGTTGAACGCAGCCGTACTGGCAGAAGAGATGGACGACTTCATTTTCGTGGAGATTAATGGTATGAAAGTGACCGATCCACATCAGTCCTACTCATTGCTTTGGGAAGCCTTGAAGGGCGACAGGGTGTCCCCTTCCCATGCACTTGATTTACTCGAGAGGGAATTTTCACATCCATCACCTCGGCGTGTCTCATGCGTCGTTCTTATGGATGAACTTGACCAACTGGTTACTAAAAACCAGTCTGTGATGTACAATTTCTTTAACTGGCCTGCCCTTCGCCATTCCCGCCTCATTGTGCTTGCCGTCGCAAACACTATGGATCTGCCTGAGCGAACACTAAGCAACAAGATATCCAGTCGTCTGGGTCTTACTCGTATCACATTCCCCGGCTACAAACACACCGACCTCATGGAAATCATAAGCACCCGCCTGGCCAACATCCCAGGAAACATAGTCGATGCAGACGCCATCCAATTTGCAAGCCGAAAGGTAGCTGCTGTCAGCGGTGACGCTCGACGCGCATTAGATATCTGCCGCCGAGCAGTAGAAATTGCCGAACAGGCCAGCGAGGCAGCAAAACTGGAACCGATTCTAGAAGATGGCAACGCAGATGATACTGAATCCATGCCACCAACACCCAGCAAGACTCCTgcgagaaaggagagatcAACCAACAGGCAGTCCGCGCCTCCAAAAGCTCAACCGCCACAGAGACAAGGGCGTGTCACTATCGCCACTATCAAAcaagccatccaagaagCAACCTCAACCCCGCTCCAGCAATCCCTACGCTGTCTCCCGCTCTCCGCGAAGCTTTTCCTTGCCGCTCTGTTGGCCCGTGTGAAGAGAACTGGGATCACTGAATCAACCTTTGGGGATGTGCTTGACGAAGCGAAGCGAATTGCAGACGCTGCAGTTGCAGTTGCTGGCGCGGCTGGTGCAGGTATCAAAGAGTACCTACTCAGTGGTGGCAGCGGTGCTCGCGTGCGTGCTCTCGGCTTTGCGGCTATGGAACTGATGAATTCTGGAGTTCTTGCCCTCGAGCACGGACCAGCAACGAAAGGACCCCTGGGAAGTGCTGCCATTCCTAGCAGAGGAGACAGGAGCGGCAAGGTTAGGTTGAGGGTGGCAGCCGAAGATGTAAGGGCTGCGTTCCGTGAAGATATAGAAGCAAAGGGGTTAGGACTGGGCACGGATCAGTAA
- a CDS encoding uncharacterized protein (predicted protein), translating into MSFTKEKLATELKLSDSDSFKGRAEAESKLMRVGRLVALVPNEDGSRHSVLFETKFRPIALIVLRLLIGQGRSNGALNPKWGKVDCAPLDALWIHFQPSFVCCSIAAVHPFRQQLICPFLRKKMAIDAADENDTLETRRRSARKQAQQWMTKGGLVRDDSDDELGDEDLPWEWIYAVDTAENKEDTVTDAPEDTPRSNRRRTSRANAKNRRPIIGARMGSFECKLGQVVLLKSPEPGKDWVGIITEFMEEEDEAEGETIKSANIMWFASPDEFMSTRNKRRADALPNEQYLTADFNVNPITSINGKATVMSKDVFFAKYPNGAPPKGKEQLSDYNKCIVCRRGVNQLQGRYTEEFVWEDVYREDRIFDLIAMIKDGLKKAKKRKQGDDDVRSNRLCSKV; encoded by the exons ATGTCTTTTACCAAGGAGAAACTCGCAACAGAGTTGAAGCTCTCCGACAGCGATAGCTTCAAAGGGcgagcagaagcagagagtAAGCTGATGAGAGTTGG CCGGCTGGTGGCGTTGGTGCCAAACGAGGATGGCTCACGGCATTCAGTGTTGTTTGAAACT AAATTCAGGCCGATTGCCCTT ATCGTGTTGAGACTTCTGATTGGACAGGGACGGAGCAATGGGGCGCTAAACCCGAAATGGGGTAAAGTGGACTGCGCGCCTTTGGACGCGTTGTGGATCCATTTTCAAccttcttttgtttgctGTTCAATTGCCGCAGTCCATCCCTTCCGCCAGCAGCTAATTTGCCCATTTCTTCGAAAGAAAATGGCTATAGACGCTGCAGATGAGAATGATACTCTGGAGACTCGCAGGCGTAGTGCGCGCAAGCAGGCCCAGCAATGGATGACCAAAGGAGGTCTTGTTCGCGATGATTCTGACGACgaacttggtgatgaggatcttCCGTGGGAATGGATATATGCGGTCGATACTGCTGAGAACAAGGAGGACACTGTGACGGACGCCCCAGAAGACACACCAAGGTCAAATCGAAGGCGCACCTCCCGGGCTAACGCAAAGAACCGTCGACCAATTATTGGAGCCCGGATGGGTTCGTTTGAATGCAAATTGGGTCAGGTCGTGCTGCTCAAATCCCCGGAGCCAGGTAAAGATTGGGTGGGTATCATCACGGAATtcatggaggaagaggatgaagcgGAGGGTGAGACGATCAAGTCCGCCAACATCATGTGGTTTGCTTCACCAGACGAATTCATGTCGACAAGGAACAAGAGACGAGCAGACGCTTTGCCTAATGAGCAGTATCTAACGGCCGACTTCAATGTCAATCCAATTACATCAATTAACGGTAAAGCGACGGTAATGTCCAAGGATGTTTTTTTCGCCAAATATCCGAATGGGGCTCCGccgaaaggaaaggaacaatTGTCAGATTACAATAAATGCATTGTCTGCCGTAGAGGTGTGAATCAACTTCAAGGGAGATACACCGAGGAATTTGTCTGGGAAGATGTCTATCGGGAGGATAGGATCTTCGATCTGATTGCTATGATCAAGGATGGCTtgaaaaaggccaagaagcGAAAgcagggtgatgatgatgtgagATCCAACCGACTTTGCTCGAAGGTTTAA
- a CDS encoding uncharacterized protein (predicted protein) produces MGVELKERRENMLLLLRKEPESPSDFPEQVSISRYKLLFAFLIDLLSKLFFLWPSDGPSIKESLGEQLEALDIIRAKFGCHLYLPKNAPDYICALGPNHDTMRQIAQLLRTKWSETVANSHVRSKVYISEPPKILRDKIVVENNTFFAKAFLHGKVVKSLQSEQWQNRRTLIQTKNKAHISSALSRSLRGVSFVRGHLRMRVNLGSFVLDEYRMPKNEKAGYSFEEFREMVLHEQTKGRLIPGYGLPIIYLS; encoded by the coding sequence ATGGGCGTTGAGTTAAAGGAAAGACGTGAAAATATGCTGCTTCTCCTGAGGAAAGAACCCGAATCGCCTTCAGACTTTCCAGAACAGGTCAGTATATCAAGATATAAACTATTATTTGCTTTTCTAATAGATCTATTATCCaagctttttttcttgtggCCGAGCGATGGTCCATCAATCAAGGAATCTCTTGGAGAACAACTCGAGGCTCTTGATATAATTCGAGCGAAATTTGGCTGTCACCTCTACCTCCCGAAGAATGCCCCTGACTATATATGTGCTCTTGGTCCCAATCATGATACGATGAGGCAGATCGCACAGCTTCTTAGGACCAAGTGGAGTGAGACTGTTGCCAATAGCCACGTTAGGTCGAAGGTCTACATTTCAGAGCCTCCCAAAATCCTGAGAGACAAGATTGTCGTGGAAAATAATACCTTCTTTGCGAAGGCCTTTCTTCATGGAAAGGTAGTGAAGAGCCTTCAGTCGGAGCAGTGGCAGAATCGACGTACTTTGATacagacaaagaacaaggCACACATCTCGAGTGCCCTTTCAAGATCCTTGCGAGGTGTCTCCTTTGTCCGTGGGCACTTGCGCATGCGTGTCAACCTTGGTTCGTTTGTGCTTGATGAGTATCGCATGCCCAAGAACGAAAAAGCTGGGTATAGTTTTGAGGAGTTCAGAGAGATGGTATTGCATGAACAAACAAAAGGCCGCTTGATTCCAGGGTATGGACTCCctattatttatttgtcCTAG
- a CDS encoding uncharacterized protein (predicted protein), with amino-acid sequence MSTDLLEPYESTSCSLKNAEPAYSVNFEFLGSNNALLRLEAEFARSPGAQEFEVTQRRWLRPRKSGQSSDRRPPLQIGVIDFERADWQLEIKSLEFYETSSIDAALKSFSHSIGFRRSTTIGDISAKPERKVVFPSSAPVSRFVEKTAIRYRLKSTKYILEIASRLKTDASQGQAPAPALVTGETCDVPSTSWGASIFDSNWDNLMGEQANLSVGHSARHSPELHTFFPPKTISDSNDKNEGFWEFISLVKRVAEVLSPAQPRSSLENTARKIQLSTESSMVPTATKSQPPSNESSPKLDVKGLAGMLDADLGTLF; translated from the exons ATGTCTACCGATCTTCTCGAGCCTTACGAAAGTACATCCTGTTCGCTGAAAAATGCCGAGCCTGCATATTCTGTGAACTTCGAATTCCTGGGTTCGAATAATGCTCTACTTCGACTTGAAGCGGAATTTGCTAGAAGCCCCGGAGCGCAGGAGTTTGAAGTAACTCAACGCCGATGGCTTAGGCCTCGCAAAAGCGGCCAGTCAAGCGACAGAAGGCCACCCCTCCAGATTGGTGTCATTGATTTCGAAAG AGCCGACTGGCAACTTGAAATCAAATCCCTGGAGTTCTACGAGACATCTTCCATCGATGCTGCTTTGAAATCATTTTCGCACTCTATCGGTTTCCGACGCTCTACAACCATAGGTGACATTTCTGCAAAGCCTGAGAGAAAAGTCGTCTTTCCGAGTTCAGCTCCGGTATCTAGGTTTGTGGAAAAGACCGCCATCCGGTATAGGCTAAAAAGCACCAAGTACATATTAGAAATAGCAAG CCGATTAAAGACGGATGCTTCTCAAGGACaagcaccagcaccagcttTAGTGACGGGTGAGACCTGTGATGTCCCATCCACTTCCTGGGGAGCATCTATATTTGATTCCAACTGGGATAACTTGATGGGAGAGCAAGCCAACCTGTCAGTTGGACATTCCGCACGGCACAGCCCAGAGCTTCACACTTTCTTCCCTCCGAAGACAATATCAGATTCGAATGACAAGAACGAAGGCTTCTGGGAGTTTATTAGCCTAGTGAAGCGAGTAGCGGAAGTTCTAAGCCCAGCACAGCCCCGTTCCAGCTTAGAGAATACTGCCAGGAAAATACAGCTGAGCACCGAGTCATCGATGGTTCCCACTGCAACCAAAAGCCAGCCACCCTCAAATGAATCCTCGCCCAAGCTTGACGTAAAGGGTCTTGCTGGAATGTTGGACGCCGACCTTGGCACTCTATTCTAA
- a CDS encoding prefoldin subunit 5 (predicted protein): MAPQDSPASDAPPGSVNINSLSVPQLRALQTRLSSELEHLTSSHAKLRAAQSKFRDCVRSINEGVVGSEKRGTDGRDDILVPLTSSLYVKGKLADREKVLVDVGTGFYVEKVSLCPLYKG; this comes from the exons ATGGCCCCTCAAGACTCCCCCGCATCGGATGCTCCTCCGGGCTCAG TTAATATCAACTCGCTTTCTGTGCCGCAACTGCGGGCGCTGCAGACTCGTCTTTCGTCGGAATTGGAGCATTTGACGTCGTCGCATGCTAAGTTGCGCGCGGCGCAGTCGAAGTTTAGGGATTGTGTGCGGTCGATTAATGAGGGTGTTGTCGGATCTGAGAAGAGGGGCACGGATGGGAGGGATGATATCTTGGTGCCTTTGACGAGCTCGTTGTATGTCAAGGGTAAGCTGGCCGACCGGGAGAAGGTGCTTGTGGATGTTGGAACGGGATTCTATGTTGAGAAGGTGAGTCTATGTCCTCTTTATAAGGGCTAG
- a CDS encoding nucleotide triphosphate diphosphatase NUDT15 (predicted protein): MSAQGQVVRTGVNVFVFNNQGQFVMGLRKGSHGEGTWGLPGGHIDFFEESLEACAKREIDEETGLDIFDIELLTVTNDVFKEAGKHYTTNFFAAKLVGGTGDPQLNEPKKCFKWKWFTWEEVEDLYKAQDAAEKAAKEATEKGDEIPEYKGPKLFLPTVNLFRQRAKLHPLKAYNAILESEEKPVVGPASN, encoded by the exons ATGAGTGCGCAAGGACAAGTCGTCAGAACCGGAGTCAATGTCTTCGTGTTTAATAATCAAGGCCAATTTGTGATGGGACTCAGAAAGGGCAGTCATGGTGAAG GTACCTGGGGTCTCCCTGGAGGTCACATAGAtttcttcgaagaaagcTTGGAGGCTTGCGCAAAGCGCGAAATCGATGAAGAGACGGGATTGGACATCTTCGATATCGAACTTCTCACTGTTACAAACGATGTCTTCAAGGAGGCGGGGAAACACTACACTACCAACTTCTTCGCAGCCAAACTTGTAGGTGGCACTGGAGACCCTCAG CTCAATGAGCCCAAAAAATGCTTCAAATGGAAGTGGTTTACCTGGGAGGAAGTCGAGGATCTTTACAAGGCACAAGATGCTGCTGAGAAAGCGGCTAAGGAAGCGACTGAGAAAGGGGATGAGATCCCTGAGTATAAGGGACCGAAACTCTTCCTCCCTACGGTGAACTTGTTCCGGCAACGAGCAAAACTTCATCCACTGAAGGCATATAACGCGATACTGGAAAGTGAAGAAAAACCTGTGGTCGGTCCTGCGTCCAATTGA
- a CDS encoding putative proline--tRNA ligase AIM10 (Prolyl-tRNA synthetase), which produces MQLPCRTLRIYLPQDLFINIDRLMAELGCLISGFLREASQRKIFRVKKVILKRNYSRGQQLTTGLEDVNDLLVRGGFLRQAYSGIFHMLPLGLRVQDKLERLIDKHMRSVGASKVSLSSISSQELWERSGRLGEGSEVFKFHDRKESRFLLAPTHEEEITTLVGSLAKSYRDLPLRVYQISRKYRDEPRPRQGLLRGREFIMKDLYTFDCTVEEALETYTSVKAAYTRLFNDLKIPYLVAAADSGNMGGNLSHEFHVPSSKGEDTVISCTSCDTVYNDELADGKIHELGDNESHQASPGFDTGDMSPEATPTISTGLWMSISKDKRTLLRGWYPKFSMQGETQEPVEREVNSHAVKSVANAAGIDLDLSVENPLEQWATNVKSNKASGPYRVVDMYDSQVRVYKRPPLSDLLDQAGCKVEDIDYSMLDRFPGTNNGLSLVKVQDGDKCAKCAQGRVKTQVAVELGHTFHLGTRYSEVLQASVMVDQSSSGSSEHQVVPMQMGCHGIGVSRMITAVADSLADSKGLNWPRAVAPFEVIVVPAKGLEEEAEKIYDTLTSDPASPVDVILDDRDKQMGWKLGDADLIGYPIIVVVGKGWKKEQTLEVQCRQLDNLRENVPLEQLSTFIRSLLERL; this is translated from the exons ATGCAGCTTCCATGTAGGACATTGCGCATATACCTGCCACAAGACTTATTCATTAACATTGACAGACTGATGGCCGAACTCGGGTGTCTAATTTCTGGATTCCTACGGGAGGcatctcaaagaaaaatattcaGGGTGAAAAAGGTAATTTTAAAACGCAATTACTCTCGAGGACAACAATTGACAACGGGTTTAGAGGACGTGAATGACCTCTTAGTTCGGGGAGGCTTCCTCCGACAG GCTTATTCGGGGATTTTTCATATGTTACCGCTAGGATTGCGAGTGCAAGACAAGCTTGAGCGCCTGATAGATAAGCACATGCGCTCAGTTG GAGCGTCAAAAGTTTCACTGTCGTCCATATCTTCCCAAGAACTCTGGGAGAGGTCAGGACGCTTAGGAGAGGGTTCAGAG GTGTTCAAATTTCATGACAGAAAGGAATCTCGtttccttcttgctcctACTCATGAGGAGGAAATCACCACTCTAGTGGGCAGTCTCGCCAAATCGTACAGAGATCTACCTCTACGAGTATACCAAATCT CAAGGAAATACCGTGATgaaccaagaccaagacaagGTCTACTTCGTGGGCGAGAATTCATCATGAAGGATCTCTACACGTTCGACTGCACCGTGGAAGAAGCTTTAGAAACGTACACCTCTGTGAAAGCTGCGTATACACGACTATTCAATGACCTTAAAATACCCTATCTGGTCGCTGCTGCAGATTCCGGCAATATGGGCGGCAACCTGAGTCACGAATTCCACGTTCCCAGCTCCAAAGGAGAAGACACGGTCATCAGCTGTACTAGCTGCGACACTGTTTATAATGACGAGCTTGCAGACGGAAAGATTCATGAACTCGGAGACAATGAAAGCCATCAGGCCAGTCCAGGGTTTGACACGGGGGATATGTCACCCGAAGCAACTCCGACCATTTCTACAGGTCTCTGGATGTCGATATCCAAGGACAAACGGACACTGCTGAGAGGATGGTATCCGAAATTCTCCATGCAAGGCGAAACCCAGGAACCAGTGGAAAGAGAAGTGAACTCTCACGCTGTCAAGTCTGTAGCTAATGCTGCAGGTATCGATCTTGATCTCAGCGTAGAGAACCCATTAGAACAGTGGGCTACTAATGTCAAGTCCAACAAGGCTTCCGGCCCTTACCGTGTAGTGGACATGTATGACTCGCAGGTGCGAGTGTACAAACGTCCACCGCTGAGTGACTTGCTGGATCAAGCAGGCTGCAAGGTGGAAGACATTGACTACTCTATGCTGGATCGATTCCCTGGCACAAACAACGGCCTCAGCCTTGTCAAGGTTCAGGACGGCGACAAGTGCGCCAAATGCGCTCAAGGTCGTGTGAAAACCCAGGTCGCGGTTGAACTGGGCCATACCTTCCATCTTGGCACTAGATACAGTGAAGTTCTACAAGCCTCTGTCATGGTGGACCAATCCTCATCTGGAAGCTCAGAGCATCAGGTGGTGCCCATGCAAATGGGATGTCATGGAATCGGTGTCTCACGTATGATCACGGCGGTCGCTGACAGTCTAGCTGACTCCAAGGGCCTCAACTGGCCCCGCGCAGTGGCTCCTTTTGAGGTCATTGTTGTCCCTGCGAagggcttggaggaagaagccgaaaagATATATGACACACTTACTTCAGACCCAGCATCTCCAGTCGACGTCATTCTTGATGACCGGGACAAGCAAATGGGGTGGAAATTGGGAGACGCCGACCTGATCGGCTACCCTATCATTGTTGTGGTCGGTAAAGggtggaagaaggagcaaaCATTAGAAGTGCAGTGTCGTCAGCTGGACAATCTACGGGAGAATGTACCTCTAGAGCAGCTCTCGACATTTATTCGGTCCTTGCTGGAGCGCCTGTAG